The genomic region AAATAACATTGTAAAGTAACTTTTTCATCTTCTGAAACTAAAATATTAATATCACCGCCATAAGTGCCACATTCAAAACTCATGCGTTCGACTTTTTCACTATTTCGATTTAAAATAGCTTGAATTTTGGGATCATCGCTCGAAATTTTTACCCCAAATTGTTGTTCATAACCTGGTAAGGGAAGAATCCCTAATGGCAGTCCGGGTCGTTCTCCATTTTCTACTTTCGCTTCCCAACAACTCAAATAAACAACTTTCTCTTGGTCGGAATTAGAGTTTACTGATAACCCTAAGAGTTGAGGAGGTAAACAGTCCTTTTGATAACTTTGGGTTTTTTCTGAAAAGTTAGACTGTAAAATTTTCCAGAGGGTTTCACAAGATTCGGGTTCACAATTTCCGATAATTTTTCTTTCGGGTTCAGCTAAAGTGGGAAGACTTAAGATTAAACTGATTCCTCCGGTTATAAGAGATAGACTTAAACGTTTTGAGCCGTTGAATCTTTGCATTTTTGATGGAGTAATTCAAACAAAGAGGGAAGTATTAACTCCCCTATTTTATCAAGATTTTAACTTTTTTAACCTGGTTTTTAGATTAATTTCATAATTCTCATTTGAGATAATAACCAATTTGCCATCGTTGCTCGTCGGGTGTGTCGGGGAGTAAATTCTCCAATTTTATAACCTTTAAAACCCAATGTTTCCTTTAACATTTGTTTATTTTCAGCAGGGATAGAACGAGTTAATTTTATTGTTGCTGGACGACTTTCAATAAAATCAGGAGGTTCTGGATAGTCTTCTTTCCAATGAGGATCAGCATTTGTTCCATCCCATTGATCGGTTTCAGGATTATATTGATATCCTAAATAATACCAAACCAATTGATTAACCATTGTATCATCAATTTCTTCGTTGATAATTGCCCAAATGGTATCAGAAGTCAAGGGGGGAAGTTCAAGAAATTGAGCCATGATAAGACGGTTTGATTTTTAGACTGTAAGTTTAATCTATTGATATATTATTAGGATAGAGGGGCGATCGCAATTGTCTGGGTTAGTAGAGGGAAATTTTTGAACCCTAGATTGAGAAAATCCCTATTGCTGATGAAATAGGGATTGAGGTAGAACTTAGATATTTAATGAATGAACATTCAAAATTTTAAGCGATAGTTCCTGAACGTTTGCGTTTGAGGAATAATCCACCTAAAACACCGGAAGTTAATAATCCTAAAATCGTTCCCGGTTCAGGAACAACTGCATTAATGGTTGTAGTTCCACTGATTTCATTGGCGGTAACAACTAAAGGTTTACCTGTAGGACTATCCTTAGCTGAAATAAACAAGACACCTTCTGTACCCAAATCACCAACGGCTAATAATTGTTCAGGGGTAGGTGCAGGATCACCATCTGCATTGACATCAAAAGCAACATTAAAGTTGCGATTATTAGAATAGTTAACAAAGGAAGGATTTAAGGGATCGGTAATATCATAAATCATCACACCACTGATTCGTTCTAAACCAATAAAGGCATAGGTGCGATTCTTAATTTTGCCAATCGTTATTCCTTCTGGTTCTGGCCCTTTAGCATCACTGCGACTATCAAAATCATTGACTGAATTATCAGAATTGAAAAACTGTGGATATAAATCGGCTGTAATTTTTTCAAACTGATTACCACTATCAAAGACTATATTACCTTCTTCATCCAAAATGGAAAAACTACGGCCCCCAAAGGTATAAAGTTCGTCAAAGTCTCCATCCCCATCCGTATCTCCCTGTTGATTCGTGACAATCAAACGACCTAAATTTTCTTTTTTTTGTAATTGTGCTGCATTGGGAAAAGCAGTGGGATCAAGAACTAAATCTGCTACCCGGACTTCTTCACTAAACCCATCTTCATCAATACTAGAGCCTTCATTGGCAATAACTACATAGTTTTTCCCACCCACTTTATAAGATTTTGCCTCATCAGGCTGATAAAACCCGTAGAGATTAGAATAGTTTTTGATATTAATCGCCTTATCTCTGTCACTGACATCTAAACTGTTTTCAGGTAGGCTATAATCCTTGACTCCTAATCCAACAATCTTGGTAAATTCTTCTGTTATCAGATCTAATAAACCCACAGCATTATTTTCTTGGAATGTCACCCAAGCTTTCTTTCCATTATCAGAAACAGCAATATATTCAGGTTCGAGGGACTGAGCAACGGTAATACCATCAGGCCCAAAAATTCGGACACTTTCACCCAATTGATCATATTTTGAACCGCCAACATTGAAATCTGTTAAACCAATAAATTTCTGGGTTGGACTTTCCCCCAAAAATAGTTTTTCTAAGTCGATTAAACTGATGGAACCTTCTGGATTAACATTTGTTACATAGTTAGCTTCGCCTTCATTCGCCACTAATACTTTTTTACCATCTGGGGTAAAGGTTAAAGTATCAGGTAACGCACCCACCTGTACAGAAGATTTTTCTAAACTGCTATTAAATAAAGTTCCATCAGGATTAAAGAAAAGGATGCTTCCCGGAGCTTGAGTATCGATATTTTTAACAGCGACAGCAAATAAACTTGTATTTTGATATTTCGTTTGACCTACACTTAAAACCGTTCCAAAGCTAGGATCAAACTGAGTGACATCAATACTTTGCTTCAGGAAAGGATTGGTTGGATCTTGGATATTGAGAATATCAATAGAATTTGTACTTTGATTGGTAACAAACAAATTAGCTGATTTAGGATCAAAAGCAGAGATTAATGAAGCTCCATCATCAAAAATCCCTGTTGAG from Planktothrix sp. FACHB-1365 harbors:
- a CDS encoding DUF1823 family protein, whose protein sequence is MAQFLELPPLTSDTIWAIINEEIDDTMVNQLVWYYLGYQYNPETDQWDGTNADPHWKEDYPEPPDFIESRPATIKLTRSIPAENKQMLKETLGFKGYKIGEFTPRHTRRATMANWLLSQMRIMKLI
- a CDS encoding choice-of-anchor I family protein, with product MLNNQGQSISFIKTPGWINLVIPSTFLLGLMATPAMGLTLKPLGTYSTGIFDDGASLISAFDPKSANLFVTNQSTNSIDILNIQDPTNPFLKQSIDVTQFDPSFGTVLSVGQTKYQNTSLFAVAVKNIDTQAPGSILFFNPDGTLFNSSLEKSSVQVGALPDTLTFTPDGKKVLVANEGEANYVTNVNPEGSISLIDLEKLFLGESPTQKFIGLTDFNVGGSKYDQLGESVRIFGPDGITVAQSLEPEYIAVSDNGKKAWVTFQENNAVGLLDLITEEFTKIVGLGVKDYSLPENSLDVSDRDKAINIKNYSNLYGFYQPDEAKSYKVGGKNYVVIANEGSSIDEDGFSEEVRVADLVLDPTAFPNAAQLQKKENLGRLIVTNQQGDTDGDGDFDELYTFGGRSFSILDEEGNIVFDSGNQFEKITADLYPQFFNSDNSVNDFDSRSDAKGPEPEGITIGKIKNRTYAFIGLERISGVMIYDITDPLNPSFVNYSNNRNFNVAFDVNADGDPAPTPEQLLAVGDLGTEGVLFISAKDSPTGKPLVVTANEISGTTTINAVVPEPGTILGLLTSGVLGGLFLKRKRSGTIA